The Jannaschia sp. GRR-S6-38 genomic interval GGAGATCGCCAGAAGCGGCCAGCCGTCGGACCGCATCGTCGCGCGCGGGAACGGCACGGCGGCAAGCAGCGCCGAGAGGCCCAGGATCAGCAGGATGTTCGCCGTGTTCGAGCCGACGACATTGCCCAGCGCCAGCCCCGCCGCGCCCTGCTGCGCGGCCCGCAGGCTGGTCAGAAGCTCCGGCAGCGACGTGCCCATCCCGACCAGCGTCACGCCGATCACCAGCGGCGACAGCCCCCAGCGCAGCGCCAGGCCGACCGCGCCGGTCACCAGCCAGCCGCCGCCCAGAAGCAGCAGGACGAGCCCGCCCAGCATCATCGCAATATCGATCATCACTTAACCCTTGGCGCCCCCGGCGCGGTCGACCTTCGGCGGGGACGGATCCGGGGGCCTCGCGCAGATGGGGAATGCGCGACGCCCCGCAAGGCCCGGGGCCATCCTCTGGCGAAAAATATCCTCTCCGGAGGCGCCAGAAGACGAGGCACCGGGCGTCAGCCCGTCATTCCTGCAGCAGCGCGCGCATCACGGCGAGGCTTTCGGGCGCGGCCCAGTCCGCCTCGCCGCGCAAGTTCGCCACCACCCGGCCCGCGCGGTCGAGGATCACGGTATGCGGCAAGCCCTGCACCCCCAGCGCGCGCGCCAGGTCGGTCGCCGGATCGCGGTGCAGCGGCAGCGTCTCGATCCCCGCCTCCTCCCAGAACCGCTCCATCGCCTCGGGGTTGTGGCGGCCGAAGGCCATGGTCACGACCTCCAGCCCGTCATCGCCCAGCGCATCGTCCAGCGCCTGCAACGACGGCATCTCGGCGCGGCAGGGCGCGCACCAGGTGGCCCAGAAGTTCAGGACCATCACCTGCCCCGCGTAGTCGGCCAGATCGCCCGCGCTTCCGTCGAAGTTGAGAAAGCCGCTCGCCGCGGGCGGGGCCGGCACGGCGGGCTCCAGCTTCGCCATGGTGCCGGTCAGCAGGCTCTCGTCCAGCGCCGCGGCGGGGGTGGCGAG includes:
- a CDS encoding TlpA disulfide reductase family protein, which produces MPDLLRLLAPAYIAVALLATPAAALDESLLTGTMAKLEPAVPAPPAASGFLNFDGSAGDLADYAGQVMVLNFWATWCAPCRAEMPSLQALDDALGDDGLEVVTMAFGRHNPEAMERFWEEAGIETLPLHRDPATDLARALGVQGLPHTVILDRAGRVVANLRGEADWAAPESLAVMRALLQE